One stretch of Mus pahari chromosome 5, PAHARI_EIJ_v1.1, whole genome shotgun sequence DNA includes these proteins:
- the Dusp12 gene encoding dual specificity protein phosphatase 12 isoform X2 → MAFIMKTDQLTFEKAYDILHMVKPEAKVNEGFEWQLKLYEAMGYEVDTSSAFYKQYRLQKVTEKYSELWNLPQELFAVDPTTISQGLKDDILYKCRKCRRSLFRHSSILGHSEGSGPTAFAHKRMVPSSVLTSGSQAQCTSYFIEPVQWMESTLLGVMDGQLLCPKCSAKLGSFNWYGEQCSCGRWITPAFQIHKNRVDEMKILPALGSQTKKL, encoded by the exons ATGGCTTTTATAATGAAGACCGACCAGCTTACCTTTGAAAAAGCCTACGACATTCTCCACATGGTCAAGCCAGAGGCTAA GGTGAATGAGGGGTTTGAATGGCAACTGAAACTGTACGAGGCAATGGGATACGAAGTCGATACGTCCAGTGCCTTTTACAAGCAGTACCGTTTACAAAAGGTGACTGAGAAGTATTCAG AACTTTGGAATTTACCTCAGGAACTCTTCGCTGTTGACCCAACTACCATTTCACAGGGATTAAAAGATGACATTCTCTACAAATGCAGAAAGTGCAG GCGGTCTTTATTTAGACATTCTAGTATTTTGGGTCATAGTGAAGGAAGTGGGCCAACAGCCTTTGCTCACAAGAGAATGGTGCCATCTTCTGTACTTACCTCAGGGAGTCAGGCTCAGTGCACGTCTTACTTCATTGAACCTGTGCAGTGGATGGAATCTACTTTGTTGGGCGTTATGGATGGACAG cttctttgCCCAAAATGCAGTGCCAAGTTGGGTTCCTTTAACTGGTATGGTGAACAGTGCTCGTGTGGTCGATGGATAACCCCTGCTTTTCAAATACACAAGAACAGAGTGGATGAAATGAAAATCTTGCCGGCGCTGGGATCACAAACAAAGAAACTATGA
- the Dusp12 gene encoding dual specificity protein phosphatase 12 isoform X1 — MLEAQDSNHGCERQAPTTSPASSAGHAVEVRPGLYLGGAAAVAEPDRLRKAGITAVLTVDSEPAFPAGAGFEGLRSLFVPALDKPETDLLSHLDRCVAFIGQARSEGRRVLVHCHAGVSRSVAVVMAFIMKTDQLTFEKAYDILHMVKPEAKVNEGFEWQLKLYEAMGYEVDTSSAFYKQYRLQKVTEKYSELWNLPQELFAVDPTTISQGLKDDILYKCRKCRRSLFRHSSILGHSEGSGPTAFAHKRMVPSSVLTSGSQAQCTSYFIEPVQWMESTLLGVMDGQLLCPKCSAKLGSFNWYGEQCSCGRWITPAFQIHKNRVDEMKILPALGSQTKKL, encoded by the exons ATGTTGGAAGCGCAGGACTCTAACCATGGCTGCGAGCGCCAGGCTCCGACTACCAGTCCCGCCAGCTCGGCAGGGCACGCGGTGGAAGTGCGGCCCGGGCTGTATCTGGGTGGGGCAGCGGCAGTGGCGGAACCGGATCGCCTGAGGAAGGCGGGCATCACCGCCGTGCTGACGGTGGACTCGGAACCGGCTTTCCCGGCTGGGGCTGGGTTCGAAGGTCTCCGGAGCCTCTTCGTGCCCGCGCTGGACAAACCCGAGACCGACCTGCTCAGCCACCTGGATCGCTGCGTGGCCTTCATCGGCCAGGCTCGCTCCGAAGGCCGTAGGGTGTTGGTGCACTG TCATGCAGGAGTCAGTCGCAGTGTTGCCGTAGTGATGGCTTTTATAATGAAGACCGACCAGCTTACCTTTGAAAAAGCCTACGACATTCTCCACATGGTCAAGCCAGAGGCTAA GGTGAATGAGGGGTTTGAATGGCAACTGAAACTGTACGAGGCAATGGGATACGAAGTCGATACGTCCAGTGCCTTTTACAAGCAGTACCGTTTACAAAAGGTGACTGAGAAGTATTCAG AACTTTGGAATTTACCTCAGGAACTCTTCGCTGTTGACCCAACTACCATTTCACAGGGATTAAAAGATGACATTCTCTACAAATGCAGAAAGTGCAG GCGGTCTTTATTTAGACATTCTAGTATTTTGGGTCATAGTGAAGGAAGTGGGCCAACAGCCTTTGCTCACAAGAGAATGGTGCCATCTTCTGTACTTACCTCAGGGAGTCAGGCTCAGTGCACGTCTTACTTCATTGAACCTGTGCAGTGGATGGAATCTACTTTGTTGGGCGTTATGGATGGACAG cttctttgCCCAAAATGCAGTGCCAAGTTGGGTTCCTTTAACTGGTATGGTGAACAGTGCTCGTGTGGTCGATGGATAACCCCTGCTTTTCAAATACACAAGAACAGAGTGGATGAAATGAAAATCTTGCCGGCGCTGGGATCACAAACAAAGAAACTATGA
- the Dusp12 gene encoding dual specificity protein phosphatase 12 isoform X3, producing MLEAQDSNHGCERQAPTTSPASSAGHAVEVRPGLYLGGAAAVAEPDRLRKAGITAVLTVDSEPAFPAGAGFEGLRSLFVPALDKPETDLLSHLDRCVAFIGQARSEGRRVLVHCHAGVSRSVAVVMAFIMKTDQLTFEKAYDILHMVKPEAKVNEGFEWQLKLYEAMGYEVDTSSAFYKQYRLQKVTEKYSELWNLPQELFAVDPTTISQGLKDDILYKCRKCSFFAQNAVPSWVPLTGMVNSARVVDG from the exons ATGTTGGAAGCGCAGGACTCTAACCATGGCTGCGAGCGCCAGGCTCCGACTACCAGTCCCGCCAGCTCGGCAGGGCACGCGGTGGAAGTGCGGCCCGGGCTGTATCTGGGTGGGGCAGCGGCAGTGGCGGAACCGGATCGCCTGAGGAAGGCGGGCATCACCGCCGTGCTGACGGTGGACTCGGAACCGGCTTTCCCGGCTGGGGCTGGGTTCGAAGGTCTCCGGAGCCTCTTCGTGCCCGCGCTGGACAAACCCGAGACCGACCTGCTCAGCCACCTGGATCGCTGCGTGGCCTTCATCGGCCAGGCTCGCTCCGAAGGCCGTAGGGTGTTGGTGCACTG TCATGCAGGAGTCAGTCGCAGTGTTGCCGTAGTGATGGCTTTTATAATGAAGACCGACCAGCTTACCTTTGAAAAAGCCTACGACATTCTCCACATGGTCAAGCCAGAGGCTAA GGTGAATGAGGGGTTTGAATGGCAACTGAAACTGTACGAGGCAATGGGATACGAAGTCGATACGTCCAGTGCCTTTTACAAGCAGTACCGTTTACAAAAGGTGACTGAGAAGTATTCAG AACTTTGGAATTTACCTCAGGAACTCTTCGCTGTTGACCCAACTACCATTTCACAGGGATTAAAAGATGACATTCTCTACAAATGCAGAAAGTGCAG cttctttgCCCAAAATGCAGTGCCAAGTTGGGTTCCTTTAACTGGTATGGTGAACAGTGCTCGTGTGGTCGATGGATAA